A region from the Patescibacteria group bacterium genome encodes:
- a CDS encoding MaoC family dehydratase, with protein MSKRIFSNYIFEEISIGDKSSLKKRISQEKINQFATLSGDFNPLHLSVEYAKRRGFYNTIAQGEWSNLLISAILGTQLPGPGTIYLKQQLIFKKIIFCEDVIQATITVKSKNENQKTLIFDCQCTNQKGDIVSIGEAEVVPPLIKIPIDECLIDPAKSRIRTHP; from the coding sequence ATGAGTAAGAGAATTTTTTCTAACTATATTTTTGAAGAAATTTCTATTGGTGATAAATCCTCTTTAAAAAAAAGGATATCACAGGAAAAAATCAACCAATTTGCAACTCTCTCAGGTGACTTTAATCCACTACATTTGAGTGTAGAATATGCAAAAAGACGTGGTTTTTACAATACTATTGCCCAAGGCGAATGGAGCAATCTATTAATCTCAGCAATCCTTGGAACCCAACTTCCTGGGCCTGGCACCATCTACTTAAAACAACAATTAATTTTCAAAAAAATTATTTTTTGTGAAGACGTAATCCAAGCAACCATAACTGTTAAAAGTAAAAATGAAAACCAAAAAACACTTATTTTTGACTGCCAATGCACTAACCAGAAAGGAGATATAGTTTCCATAGGAGAGGCGGAAGTAGTCCCGCCATTAATAAAAATTCCCATAGATGAATGCCTTATAGATCCGGCAAAATCCCGTATACGAACTCACCCGTAA
- a CDS encoding serine hydrolase domain-containing protein, with amino-acid sequence MNQHYYNSLIKQFHTLVKEVCTHWQVPNLTYALISQNEIIGLNSYTLDQFYPYDVNNKIFRIGSNSKAMACAILADLEYQKKLSLEDSVINYLPKFKMGTKELTNETKVVDLVTHATGVSKYAASMMCYLDYSHQDIINCYQHFKPVKPYRSSFQYNNGLYVVAAELIKQVTGIRNEDYFKEKLFQPLGMNNTYTSLNTLYKPALAVPHVDHDGKSIAIPQCPFGDAISIGGNVNSTAADLAQWLLFNLKITTTDDPALKQYKKIFKSQIKISTPKSTNLFNSLICADAYTLGWYRACFNKYTFFEHMGGFSGYMSNISFSPQLKSGIILLSNKSDIWYPLEMLKMNYYELLINNYYTNMLEAIKQQCIKFRLSLNQDLSVYKKEAIPSYLKIKNGSYFNPIYGKIVIHVDENLSYIILGPKAVIIKIEYIGNNIFKLIDEHFNFGTMFKLILLEIKDTRKKLTLTINMDDQHGHLAWIDTQDFVINE; translated from the coding sequence ATGAACCAGCATTACTATAATTCATTAATTAAACAATTTCATACGTTAGTGAAGGAGGTCTGCACACATTGGCAAGTTCCCAATCTAACGTATGCCTTGATTTCTCAAAATGAAATAATAGGACTAAATTCATACACTTTAGATCAATTTTATCCCTATGATGTGAATAACAAAATTTTTAGGATTGGCTCTAATAGTAAAGCAATGGCATGTGCTATCTTAGCCGACTTAGAATATCAAAAAAAACTTTCTCTAGAGGATTCTGTAATTAACTATCTCCCTAAATTTAAAATGGGAACAAAAGAATTGACTAATGAAACTAAGGTAGTTGATTTAGTCACCCATGCCACAGGAGTCAGTAAATATGCCGCATCAATGATGTGTTACCTGGATTATTCTCATCAGGACATCATTAACTGCTATCAACATTTTAAGCCAGTTAAACCATACCGCTCATCATTTCAATACAATAATGGCTTATATGTAGTTGCTGCTGAACTTATTAAACAAGTTACAGGCATAAGGAATGAAGATTATTTCAAAGAAAAGTTATTTCAGCCTTTAGGAATGAATAATACCTATACTTCTCTTAATACACTTTACAAACCTGCCTTAGCAGTACCGCATGTTGATCACGATGGAAAGAGTATTGCCATTCCACAGTGCCCATTTGGAGATGCAATTAGCATAGGTGGTAATGTTAATAGTACTGCAGCTGATCTAGCTCAATGGCTATTATTTAATTTAAAAATCACTACAACTGATGATCCCGCTTTAAAACAGTATAAAAAAATCTTTAAGTCACAAATTAAAATATCAACACCAAAATCAACTAATTTATTTAACAGTCTAATTTGCGCAGATGCATATACACTGGGTTGGTACCGCGCATGTTTTAATAAATATACTTTTTTTGAGCACATGGGAGGATTTTCTGGTTACATGAGCAACATTTCTTTTTCTCCTCAACTAAAATCAGGGATCATTTTACTCAGCAATAAAAGTGATATCTGGTATCCTTTAGAAATGCTTAAAATGAATTACTATGAATTATTGATAAACAACTATTATACAAATATGCTGGAAGCTATCAAACAACAATGCATAAAATTTAGGCTTTCTTTAAATCAAGACTTAAGTGTTTACAAAAAGGAAGCGATCCCTTCTTATTTAAAAATAAAAAATGGTAGCTATTTTAATCCAATATATGGAAAAATAGTCATTCACGTAGATGAAAATCTATCTTATATTATTTTAGGTCCTAAAGCTGTAATCATCAAAATTGAATATATTGGAAATAATATTTTCAAATTAATTGATGAACACTTCAATTTTGGCACGATGTTTAAGTTAATTTTACTAGAAATTAAAGATACCCGAAAAAAATTGACGTTAACGATAAATATGGATGATCAACACGGTCATCTAGCATGGATAGATACACAGGATTTTGTTATTAATGAGTAA
- a CDS encoding class I SAM-dependent methyltransferase: protein MSILNSIYNPSSFAFIEKFGIDKAMSVLEIGCGYGSTAIWLAKKVGCKGRVLAIDQDCRQIKFSINRSKGLNLTNLSFTQASLEDLFPRFLDSFDFIYIRWTLMFINQPLNWLRLIYQLLKSGGSLVCEDISVISNGIFTCPKSDIGERWTKMMKNNFQALNLDLDLAGSLYSMFMQAGFDSLDAEIYQPLLKTKKEKSICRLGIACTKYSILENNSVTPEEFEGLVKDLKGYENCTKSIIGYVRTFMISGKKQ, encoded by the coding sequence ATGTCAATTTTAAATAGTATATATAATCCTTCTAGTTTTGCTTTCATAGAAAAATTTGGGATCGATAAGGCTATGTCAGTACTTGAAATTGGTTGCGGATATGGTAGTACAGCCATTTGGTTAGCTAAAAAAGTAGGTTGTAAAGGTCGAGTTTTGGCTATTGATCAGGACTGTCGTCAAATTAAATTTTCTATAAATCGTAGCAAAGGATTAAATTTAACTAATTTATCTTTTACGCAGGCTTCTTTAGAAGATTTATTTCCAAGGTTCTTAGATAGTTTCGACTTTATTTATATTCGTTGGACATTAATGTTTATAAATCAACCCTTGAATTGGTTGCGACTTATTTATCAACTCTTAAAATCTGGAGGAAGCTTAGTGTGTGAAGATATTAGTGTCATCAGCAATGGTATTTTTACCTGTCCAAAGTCTGATATTGGGGAAAGATGGACTAAAATGATGAAAAATAATTTCCAAGCGTTAAATTTAGATTTAGATTTAGCGGGCTCGCTTTATAGTATGTTTATGCAAGCAGGATTTGATTCATTGGATGCGGAAATTTATCAACCGCTTTTAAAGACTAAGAAAGAAAAAAGTATTTGCCGGCTCGGAATTGCTTGTACAAAATACAGCATTCTTGAAAATAACTCTGTTACACCTGAAGAATTTGAAGGTTTAGTGAAAGATTTAAAAGGGTACGAAAATTGTACTAAGAGTATTATTGGTTACGTAAGAACGTTTATGATTAGCGGTAAAAAACAATAG
- a CDS encoding glucose 1-dehydrogenase: protein MQEFVNKVALITGATSGIGEATAIAFAKAGSHVVIAGRRKEEGMAVVEAIRKFGGDAIFLQTDVRKEDDIIAMINKTLSRFGRLDYAFNNAGVVTNDSIINETEESYYRVMDTNTKGTFFCMKYELVYMIKNKGGVIINSSSVAPFLPVPKHSLYNASKIAILSLSEAAASEAACHGVRVNVVCPIGIAGKMVEDFLEKNQMQVEQIIPPIGRMGMPEDVANVVLFLCSDTASYITGAAIHMDGGMRIKAASIRD, encoded by the coding sequence ATGCAAGAATTTGTCAATAAGGTAGCGTTGATTACTGGAGCAACTTCTGGTATCGGTGAAGCCACTGCAATTGCTTTTGCTAAAGCTGGCTCTCATGTGGTCATAGCCGGTCGACGAAAAGAGGAAGGGATGGCAGTAGTAGAAGCTATCCGAAAATTTGGAGGAGACGCTATCTTTTTACAAACAGATGTAAGAAAAGAAGATGATATAATTGCGATGATTAATAAGACGCTCAGTCGATTTGGTCGCTTGGATTATGCATTTAATAATGCAGGCGTAGTAACAAACGATTCTATAATTAACGAAACGGAGGAGTCTTATTATAGAGTGATGGACACCAATACCAAAGGAACTTTTTTCTGTATGAAATACGAACTAGTTTATATGATTAAAAATAAAGGTGGAGTGATTATAAACTCTTCGTCGGTAGCACCTTTTTTACCAGTTCCTAAGCATAGTCTTTATAACGCCAGTAAAATCGCGATTCTTAGCTTAAGCGAAGCTGCAGCAAGCGAGGCAGCATGTCATGGAGTGAGAGTAAATGTTGTTTGTCCCATTGGTATTGCTGGAAAAATGGTTGAAGATTTTCTTGAGAAAAATCAAATGCAGGTGGAGCAAATCATTCCACCGATTGGAAGAATGGGTATGCCGGAAGATGTTGCTAACGTAGTACTTTTTTTATGCTCAGATACAGCATCATATATCACAGGCGCAGCTATTCATATGGATGGGGGTATGCGGATAAAAGCAGCCTCCATCCGGGATTAA
- a CDS encoding MFS transporter, with protein sequence MNSDVVELNSIAVNTHSETLSLRAFIVIFIGSLYFFLDSMFAVFPAALINQLSLKYHIAATGIGLFAAIYFYFYAPLQLPCGYILDRFGPRKIIIIGSFICTGALLLFAFTNSFVVSCIARGLLAVGAAAGYLAPMLLIVRWFPHRLYVILTGGVVFIECIGAVFGSSFISYLTNFLRLETIILLMSALGVILLILTYLFVEDYPSNISIKKTQLTIRFEAFKTIFLSTQNWVIAITGALFWAPVSIFAALWGIPFLRVVYHLSKISAADFLIMVWLGIGIVSPLWGWISIYLKKRLLPLRIGASIGLISSIVILWGANRWVGILLIALFLMGGASACQVLTFGIMHDRHLSRDSATAFGFNNTIICFGNAFFDFIASYLLDKFWDGRYFGVTKLYSTFCYHHALLILPMCYLLILILSFFVKETYLNF encoded by the coding sequence ATGAACAGTGATGTTGTTGAATTAAATTCAATTGCTGTTAACACACATTCTGAGACACTTTCTCTTCGTGCATTTATCGTGATTTTTATTGGCTCACTATATTTTTTTCTTGATTCTATGTTTGCGGTATTCCCTGCAGCGTTAATTAACCAACTTAGTCTTAAATATCACATTGCTGCCACAGGTATTGGGTTATTTGCTGCCATTTATTTTTATTTTTATGCTCCCCTGCAGTTACCTTGTGGCTATATATTAGATCGTTTTGGCCCACGCAAGATAATAATAATAGGTTCATTTATTTGCACAGGAGCTTTATTACTGTTTGCTTTTACTAATTCTTTTGTCGTTAGTTGCATCGCCAGAGGGCTACTTGCTGTCGGAGCTGCCGCTGGATACTTGGCCCCTATGCTATTAATTGTTCGCTGGTTTCCTCATCGTCTCTATGTGATTTTAACAGGAGGAGTAGTTTTTATTGAATGTATCGGTGCAGTTTTTGGTAGCTCTTTCATATCTTATTTAACTAATTTTCTTCGCCTAGAAACCATTATCCTATTGATGTCAGCGCTGGGTGTTATTTTATTAATACTCACTTATCTATTTGTAGAGGACTATCCCTCCAATATTTCTATTAAAAAAACACAGCTCACTATTCGTTTTGAGGCATTTAAAACGATTTTTTTATCTACACAAAATTGGGTAATTGCTATTACAGGTGCATTATTTTGGGCGCCTGTCTCAATTTTTGCTGCCTTATGGGGTATCCCATTTCTGCGCGTGGTGTACCATCTTTCTAAAATTTCAGCAGCTGATTTCTTAATTATGGTATGGTTAGGCATTGGAATAGTGAGCCCACTGTGGGGTTGGATATCAATTTATCTTAAGAAACGCCTGCTTCCTCTTCGTATTGGTGCTAGCATCGGTCTCATCAGCTCCATAGTAATCCTTTGGGGCGCTAATCGGTGGGTAGGTATTTTATTGATAGCCTTATTTTTAATGGGAGGAGCCAGTGCTTGTCAAGTGCTCACCTTTGGTATCATGCATGATCGGCATCTAAGTCGCGATTCTGCCACAGCTTTTGGATTCAACAACACGATTATTTGCTTTGGTAATGCCTTTTTTGATTTTATAGCCAGTTATTTATTGGATAAATTCTGGGATGGAAGATATTTTGGCGTTACCAAGCTATATTCTACCTTTTGCTATCATCATGCTTTATTGATACTGCCAATGTGCTATTTACTCATTTTAATATTAAGTTTTTTTGTAAAGGAAACTTATTTAAATTTTTAA
- a CDS encoding ketoacyl-ACP synthase III has product MKAFIQAIEFYLPETVLKNNEISAIFPEWPADKIKNKTGISVRYIASDDICASDLAFKAAEKLFATQVISREEIDFILLCTQSPDYLLPTSACLLQDRLNLPKFCGALDFNLGCSGYIYGLGLAKGLIETNQATNILLLTADTYTKYLDPTDVSTRTIFSDGASATLISKKKSIQNDNYISEPLFGTDGSGAKNLILKKGGTRYYKRQSFANEFLYMNGSEIFLFIINNIPQLINNTLKKGGLKIEEIDLFIFHQANQFILEHLREKIKIPKDKFYISIENFGNTVSSSIPIALHCAQAEKKLSSHLKIMLVGFGVGYSWGSVIVHPFLGE; this is encoded by the coding sequence ATGAAAGCATTTATTCAAGCTATTGAATTTTATTTGCCAGAAACAGTGTTAAAAAATAATGAAATTAGCGCAATTTTTCCTGAATGGCCTGCGGATAAAATAAAAAATAAAACTGGGATTTCGGTCAGATATATTGCGTCTGATGATATTTGCGCTTCGGACTTGGCGTTTAAGGCAGCTGAAAAGCTCTTTGCCACGCAAGTTATCTCTCGAGAAGAAATTGACTTTATTTTACTTTGCACTCAATCTCCCGATTATCTTCTTCCCACCTCCGCTTGTCTTCTTCAGGATAGACTTAATTTACCTAAATTCTGTGGCGCATTAGATTTTAATTTAGGCTGCTCAGGTTATATATATGGGCTAGGGCTAGCTAAAGGCTTAATTGAAACCAATCAAGCCACCAATATTTTATTATTAACTGCCGATACTTATACCAAATACTTAGATCCAACAGATGTCAGTACTCGTACTATCTTTAGTGATGGAGCATCAGCTACCTTAATTAGTAAAAAAAAATCGATCCAAAATGATAATTACATCAGTGAACCACTTTTTGGAACTGATGGTTCAGGAGCAAAAAATTTAATCCTAAAGAAAGGAGGAACGCGCTATTACAAAAGGCAATCCTTTGCAAATGAATTTTTATATATGAATGGATCAGAAATTTTTCTATTTATTATAAATAATATTCCTCAGTTAATTAACAATACCTTAAAAAAAGGAGGATTAAAAATTGAAGAAATTGATTTATTTATTTTCCATCAAGCTAATCAATTTATTTTAGAACACTTAAGAGAAAAAATTAAAATTCCTAAAGATAAATTCTATATTTCAATTGAAAATTTTGGTAATACGGTTTCCTCCAGTATTCCCATTGCCCTCCATTGCGCTCAAGCCGAAAAAAAATTATCATCCCATTTGAAAATCATGCTAGTTGGTTTTGGGGTGGGTTATTCATGGGGTAGCGTTATCGTTCATCCTTTTCTAGGAGAATAA
- a CDS encoding SDR family oxidoreductase yields MSHNPLSLAGKTILVTGASSGIGRETAILLSKLGAKAILIGRDSKRLKQTESMMQHNEHITLELDLTNYDMAFDTLTKVCNKTKPLDGLVHAAGIQTTVPLQFTSLEIIQAALQSNLISSCLLMKFFRQKNISAQPAACVLMSSVTALFGQSGLALYAATKGAIISLTKSLSVELSRQKIRVNCIIPGLVNTQMTQNALKQMSCNQRKNWEASHLLGIGEPIDIANMAAFLIADASKWITGSSFIVDGGFSAHKVIES; encoded by the coding sequence ATGAGCCATAATCCTTTAAGCTTAGCTGGAAAAACTATTCTTGTTACCGGGGCTTCCTCAGGTATAGGACGAGAAACTGCGATTTTGCTTAGTAAATTAGGGGCTAAAGCTATTTTAATTGGCCGTGATAGCAAAAGATTGAAACAAACAGAAAGTATGATGCAACATAATGAACATATCACTTTAGAATTAGATTTAACGAATTACGACATGGCCTTTGATACACTCACAAAAGTATGTAATAAAACGAAACCATTGGATGGTTTAGTACACGCAGCGGGAATACAAACTACTGTTCCTCTGCAATTTACCAGTTTGGAAATTATCCAAGCTGCCCTCCAATCTAATTTAATATCTTCTTGCTTATTAATGAAATTTTTTCGCCAAAAAAATATTAGTGCTCAACCTGCCGCCTGTGTACTCATGAGTTCAGTCACCGCACTATTCGGTCAATCCGGTCTAGCATTATACGCAGCAACTAAAGGAGCAATCATTTCATTAACTAAATCATTATCTGTCGAGTTATCTCGACAAAAAATTAGAGTGAACTGCATTATTCCAGGACTGGTAAATACACAGATGACTCAAAATGCTTTAAAGCAAATGTCTTGTAATCAACGAAAAAATTGGGAAGCATCGCACCTATTAGGTATAGGTGAACCGATTGATATTGCTAATATGGCTGCTTTTTTAATTGCTGATGCCAGTAAATGGATCACCGGATCATCTTTTATTGTGGACGGTGGATTTTCCGCGCACAAGGTTATTGAATCATGA
- a CDS encoding phosphopantetheine-binding protein, whose translation MNKTHFLFKIEEICELPANTLKGEEDLVGSTLIDSLSLLGLIAMLDKNFGLNLTLSEMLSIGTVNNLYFKVSERVGTN comes from the coding sequence ATGAATAAAACTCATTTTTTATTTAAAATAGAAGAAATCTGTGAATTACCGGCTAATACGCTTAAAGGCGAAGAGGATTTAGTAGGATCAACTTTGATAGATTCGTTGTCTTTATTAGGCTTAATCGCTATGTTAGATAAGAATTTTGGCCTAAATCTGACCCTTAGTGAAATGCTTTCAATTGGAACTGTTAATAATCTCTACTTTAAAGTCTCTGAAAGAGTGGGAACTAATTAA
- a CDS encoding acyltransferase domain-containing protein has product MSKPITNLSLLPLQEDRDWHVLTISAKSLQNLLEVIEKYMNYLLTHPEINFADFCYNSNLLQNHYSYRLAICAQTGTECGELLKKHVQKQNLKSFPQLKKIAFLYTGAGSQYTGMTKQLYLSNSIFRHTIDQCHEILEELFNISLIDILYLKNGESINEILHTQVSIFSIEVALSRLWESWGIIPDAVMGHSLGEYAAAYKAKMINLKDSLKLVGERGGLMQKLPENVAMVAALTNITTIKKVLKNLLDHVAIAAENSPYNTTLSGRKIFIEVAKKRLVEEGIEVQMLNITRAGHSAEMAPILPDFRRSLNTVAFSLPEIKIVSNLTGNFISPEIPIQNEYWCRQLCETVKFSKGLETLQENNIDAFVEIGSKPLLITLGKQSLSETQLTWLSSLHMGQPDWKSLGNALCELYIKGITIDWKKFDSGYKRLKSNLPNFINNSEANHE; this is encoded by the coding sequence ATGAGTAAACCTATAACAAATCTTTCTTTATTGCCTCTTCAGGAAGATAGAGATTGGCACGTTTTAACGATTAGCGCTAAATCCCTACAGAACTTGTTGGAAGTAATAGAAAAATACATGAATTATCTGTTGACACATCCCGAGATCAATTTCGCTGATTTTTGTTATAACTCTAATTTACTTCAAAATCATTATTCTTATCGCTTAGCAATATGTGCGCAAACAGGAACTGAATGTGGCGAATTGCTAAAAAAACATGTACAGAAACAAAATTTAAAATCTTTTCCACAACTCAAGAAAATTGCTTTTTTATACACTGGAGCTGGTTCGCAATATACAGGGATGACCAAACAATTATACTTAAGTAATTCCATATTCCGTCATACTATAGACCAATGTCATGAAATTTTAGAAGAACTATTCAATATTTCACTTATTGATATCTTGTATTTAAAAAATGGAGAATCAATCAACGAAATTCTCCATACTCAAGTCAGTATATTCAGCATCGAAGTGGCTTTGTCTCGTTTATGGGAATCTTGGGGCATTATTCCAGATGCAGTCATGGGTCATAGCCTTGGGGAGTATGCCGCAGCATATAAAGCTAAAATGATTAATCTGAAAGACAGTTTAAAGCTTGTCGGTGAACGCGGTGGGTTAATGCAAAAACTCCCTGAAAATGTAGCGATGGTTGCCGCCTTAACGAATATAACGACTATCAAGAAGGTATTAAAAAATTTACTAGATCATGTAGCTATTGCAGCTGAGAACAGCCCATATAATACCACACTTTCTGGACGCAAAATATTTATCGAAGTCGCTAAAAAGCGTTTGGTTGAAGAAGGAATAGAAGTACAAATGTTGAATATCACAAGAGCCGGACATTCAGCGGAAATGGCCCCAATCCTTCCTGATTTTAGAAGATCATTAAATACCGTGGCTTTCTCACTACCTGAAATCAAGATAGTCTCTAATTTAACAGGCAATTTTATATCTCCTGAAATTCCTATCCAAAATGAATATTGGTGCCGGCAACTTTGCGAAACAGTTAAATTCAGTAAAGGACTAGAAACTTTGCAAGAAAATAATATAGATGCTTTTGTAGAAATTGGATCCAAGCCATTGCTAATCACTTTAGGCAAACAGTCTCTCAGTGAAACACAATTAACCTGGTTGTCTAGTTTACATATGGGCCAACCGGACTGGAAAAGTCTAGGAAATGCTTTATGTGAGCTATACATTAAAGGCATTACGATCGATTGGAAGAAATTTGATTCAGGTTATAAACGTTTAAAATCAAATTTACCAAATTTTATTAACAACTCAGAGGCCAACCATGAATAA